The Polyangiaceae bacterium genome includes a region encoding these proteins:
- a CDS encoding UDP-glucose/GDP-mannose dehydrogenase family protein — MRIAVVGSGYVGLVAGACFADVGTDVVCVDVDEGKLEKLRRGEVPFFEPRLDDLVKRNHPDRLRFSSNLADSIAGRKAVFIAVGTPPNEDGSADLQHVLKVAEDVAKLATNDLALVTKSTVPVGTNKKVREVVAKHAKHRISVVSNPEFLKEGDAVNDFLKPDRIVVGTDSDEAFDILARLYAPFNRQRNRIHRMSPESAEIVKYAANAMLATKISFMNEIARLCDVVGADVEDVRLAVGSDERIGLQFLYPGLGFGGSCFPKDLRALVHTGQELGVKMGVAEAATVANEAPVRLLLEHMEKDLGGLAGKAVAVWGLAFKPRTDDVREAPALKLIEHLVNKGASVRATDPQARETALVRLKEAGIAEKVALSADYYEICRGADALVVATEWNQYRSPDFERIRELMRGRHVFDGRNCLVPESVKDAGLCYRGMGRPALG, encoded by the coding sequence ATGCGCATCGCAGTCGTGGGCTCGGGATACGTGGGTTTGGTCGCCGGGGCGTGCTTCGCCGACGTCGGGACGGACGTGGTCTGCGTGGACGTGGACGAGGGCAAGCTGGAGAAGCTGCGTCGCGGCGAGGTCCCGTTCTTCGAGCCGCGCCTCGACGATCTGGTGAAGCGCAATCACCCCGATCGCCTGCGCTTCAGCTCGAACCTGGCGGACAGCATCGCGGGTCGCAAGGCCGTGTTCATCGCCGTGGGCACCCCGCCCAACGAGGACGGCTCCGCCGACCTGCAACACGTGCTGAAGGTCGCCGAGGACGTCGCCAAGCTGGCGACGAACGACCTGGCGCTGGTGACCAAGAGCACGGTCCCCGTGGGCACCAACAAGAAGGTGCGCGAGGTGGTGGCGAAGCACGCCAAGCACCGCATCAGCGTGGTCAGTAACCCCGAGTTTCTCAAGGAGGGCGACGCGGTCAACGACTTCCTGAAGCCGGACCGCATCGTCGTCGGCACCGACAGCGACGAGGCCTTCGACATCCTCGCTCGCCTCTACGCGCCCTTCAATCGCCAGCGCAACCGCATCCATCGCATGAGCCCGGAGAGCGCCGAGATCGTGAAGTACGCGGCCAACGCCATGCTCGCGACCAAGATCTCGTTCATGAACGAGATCGCTCGGCTCTGCGACGTGGTCGGCGCGGACGTCGAGGACGTGCGGCTCGCGGTCGGCAGCGACGAGCGCATCGGCCTTCAGTTCCTCTACCCCGGCCTCGGCTTCGGCGGCAGCTGCTTCCCCAAGGATCTGCGCGCGCTGGTGCACACCGGGCAAGAGCTCGGCGTGAAGATGGGCGTCGCCGAGGCGGCCACGGTCGCCAACGAAGCGCCGGTGCGCCTCTTGCTCGAGCACATGGAGAAGGACTTGGGCGGTCTGGCGGGCAAGGCCGTCGCGGTCTGGGGCCTGGCCTTCAAGCCGCGAACGGACGATGTGCGCGAGGCGCCAGCGCTCAAGCTGATCGAGCACCTGGTGAACAAAGGCGCCAGCGTGCGCGCCACGGATCCGCAGGCCCGCGAGACGGCGCTCGTGCGCTTGAAGGAGGCCGGCATCGCCGAGAAGGTCGCGCTCAGCGCCGACTACTACGAGATCTGCCGCGGCGCCGACGCGCTGGTGGTGGCGACGGAGTGGAACCAGTACCGGTCGCCGGACTTCGAGCGCATCCGCGAGCTGATGCGCGGCCGTCACGTGTTCGACGGCCGAAACTGCCTGGTGCCCGAGAGCGTGAAGGACGCGGGTCTCTGCTACCGCGGGATGGGGCGGCCGGCGCTGGGGTAG
- a CDS encoding type II toxin-antitoxin system PemK/MazF family toxin: MGQGEVWWADLGDPGGSGPGFRRPVLVVQGDAFNLSGLSTVVCVPLTSQVKWSEAPGNVLLSERETGLPKPSVANVSQIIALGRRTLDERVGKLSRPRLALVLAGIDVMLGR; encoded by the coding sequence ATCGGGCAGGGTGAGGTCTGGTGGGCCGATCTCGGTGATCCCGGCGGCTCGGGGCCGGGGTTCCGCCGGCCCGTCCTGGTGGTTCAAGGGGATGCGTTCAACCTGAGCGGTCTGTCCACCGTGGTGTGCGTACCGCTCACCTCTCAGGTGAAGTGGAGCGAGGCCCCGGGAAACGTGCTGCTGTCGGAGCGCGAGACGGGGTTACCCAAGCCCTCCGTCGCCAACGTCAGCCAAATCATCGCGCTCGGTCGGCGCACTCTGGACGAGCGCGTCGGAAAGCTCTCGAGACCGCGTCTCGCCCTGGTGCTCGCGGGGATCGACGTGATGCTCGGGCGCTGA
- the glgX gene encoding glycogen debranching protein GlgX, translating to MRVWPGDPHPLGATWDGEGVNFALFSHDAEAVELCLFDERGQETRVLLRERQNRIWHAFLPDVRPGQLYGYRVHGTWAPERGLAFNPHKLLVDPYAKAIAGKLNWHRAIFAHEDGLGVSEDSFSREDSAPHVPKSVVVDTAFTWGEDRAPQTPWSRTVIYECHVKGMTARHPDVPPHLRGKYLGLASDPILDHLSELGVTAVELLPVHHRVSERHLCELGLDNYWGYSTLGFLAPDSRFASSDRGAQVTEFKTMVKAFHRVGIEVLLDVVYNHTAEGDSSGPTVCFRGIDNRAYYLLSPDDPRRHLDFTGCGNTLRLSHPRVLQLTLDSLRYWVQEMHVDGFRFDLAPVLAREPTEFQSFARFFATVQQDPVLCRVKLIAEPWDVGPGGYRLGAFPPLWAEWNGRYRDVVRRFWRGDEGQVPELAARLSGSSDVFQGSDRGPYASVNFVTCHDGFSLADLVSYEQKHNEQNGEENRDGANENFSRNWGEEGDTEVPAIQRLRERMLKNFVATLAFSQGVPMISHGDELGRTQRGNNNTYCQDNELAWVDWEMTQAKSELLGFFRKVFRIRATNPVFRRRRFFAGDPVTDEGFKDVHWLRADGREMATEDWHHGKNRVLGMLIHGQASDEVDERGRPNRGQTLLLLLNAASRARQFVLPLLPEAGRWHEVVNTAHPTHRVPRGSTIPLPPHSLVLLSHDES from the coding sequence GTGCGCGTCTGGCCCGGCGATCCCCATCCTCTCGGCGCCACCTGGGACGGCGAGGGCGTCAATTTCGCGCTCTTCTCCCACGACGCGGAGGCGGTGGAGCTGTGTCTGTTCGACGAGCGCGGACAAGAGACGCGGGTGCTCCTGCGCGAACGCCAGAACCGAATCTGGCACGCCTTCTTGCCCGACGTGCGGCCCGGGCAGCTCTACGGCTACCGGGTACACGGGACCTGGGCACCGGAGCGGGGCCTGGCGTTCAACCCGCACAAGCTGCTGGTGGACCCCTACGCCAAGGCGATCGCGGGCAAGCTGAACTGGCACCGCGCCATCTTCGCCCACGAGGACGGCCTCGGGGTGAGCGAGGACAGCTTCTCGCGGGAGGACAGCGCGCCGCACGTGCCGAAGAGCGTGGTGGTGGACACGGCGTTCACCTGGGGAGAGGACCGCGCGCCCCAGACCCCGTGGAGCCGCACCGTGATCTACGAGTGCCACGTCAAGGGCATGACGGCGCGTCACCCCGACGTGCCGCCGCACCTCCGGGGGAAGTACCTGGGCCTGGCCTCGGATCCGATCCTCGATCACCTGAGCGAGCTCGGCGTGACCGCCGTCGAGCTCTTGCCCGTGCACCACCGCGTCTCGGAGCGACACCTGTGCGAGCTCGGGCTCGACAACTACTGGGGCTACAGCACGCTGGGGTTCCTGGCTCCGGACTCGCGCTTCGCCTCGAGCGATCGCGGCGCGCAGGTCACCGAGTTCAAGACGATGGTGAAGGCCTTCCACCGCGTCGGCATCGAGGTCCTGCTCGACGTGGTCTACAACCACACCGCCGAGGGCGACTCCAGCGGTCCCACGGTGTGCTTCCGGGGCATCGACAACCGTGCGTACTACCTCTTGAGCCCCGACGATCCGCGGCGCCACCTGGACTTCACCGGCTGCGGCAACACGCTGCGACTGTCCCACCCCCGCGTGCTTCAGCTCACGCTCGACAGCCTGCGCTACTGGGTCCAGGAGATGCACGTGGACGGCTTCCGCTTCGACCTGGCGCCCGTCCTGGCCCGAGAGCCCACGGAGTTTCAGAGCTTCGCCCGCTTCTTCGCCACCGTGCAGCAGGACCCGGTCCTGTGCCGCGTGAAGCTGATCGCCGAGCCCTGGGACGTGGGCCCCGGCGGCTACCGGCTGGGCGCCTTCCCGCCGCTCTGGGCGGAGTGGAACGGGCGCTACCGCGACGTGGTGCGGCGCTTCTGGCGCGGCGACGAGGGCCAGGTGCCGGAGCTCGCGGCGCGCCTGTCCGGCTCGAGCGACGTGTTCCAGGGCAGCGACCGCGGGCCCTACGCCAGCGTCAACTTCGTCACCTGCCACGACGGCTTCTCGCTGGCCGATTTGGTCAGCTACGAGCAGAAGCACAACGAGCAGAACGGCGAGGAGAACCGCGACGGCGCGAACGAGAACTTCAGCCGAAACTGGGGCGAAGAAGGCGACACCGAGGTGCCGGCGATCCAGCGGCTGCGCGAGCGGATGCTGAAGAATTTCGTCGCCACGCTGGCGTTCTCCCAAGGTGTGCCGATGATCTCCCACGGCGACGAGCTCGGGCGCACGCAGCGAGGGAACAACAACACGTATTGCCAGGACAACGAGCTCGCCTGGGTGGACTGGGAGATGACTCAGGCGAAGAGCGAGCTGCTCGGCTTCTTTCGCAAGGTGTTCCGCATCCGCGCGACGAACCCGGTGTTCCGCCGGCGCCGCTTCTTCGCCGGCGATCCCGTCACCGACGAGGGCTTCAAGGACGTGCACTGGCTTCGCGCGGACGGGCGCGAGATGGCCACCGAGGACTGGCACCACGGCAAGAACCGCGTGCTGGGCATGCTGATCCACGGCCAGGCCTCCGACGAGGTGGACGAGCGCGGCCGGCCGAACCGCGGGCAGACCCTGCTGTTGCTCCTGAACGCGGCGTCGCGGGCGCGGCAGTTCGTGCTGCCCCTCTTGCCTGAGGCCGGGCGCTGGCACGAGGTGGTCAACACCGCCCACCCGACGCACCGGGTTCCGCGCGGCTCGACCATCCCCCTGCCGCCGCACTCCCTCGTGCTACTGAGCCACGACGAGAGCTGA
- a CDS encoding alpha-1,4-glucan--maltose-1-phosphate maltosyltransferase, whose protein sequence is MSSTRPPPHLPRVVIERLSPELDGGRHPVKRVVGDAVRVSANIYKDGHELIGAQLLSRGPGEQLWREDPLDYNFDEDRWHGRFVPDRIGRWEYSVEAWPDPFRTWREDLKKRLDAGQDVSSELLEGEQLVHRRLAWLGEEAPMELRHAAKALGDTEATSDARLAVAFSKKLEEAMTGPLDPEHVTRHEARELVVDRELARFGSWYELFPRSQGRVPGKHGTFADLERRLPDLAALGFDVLYLPPIHPIGHTHRKGRNNAKTCQPGDVGSPWAIGDRTGGHDAVHPELGTLADFVHLVGRAREHGLEIALDFALQCSPDHPWIHEHPEWFFVRPDGTLRYAENPPKKYEDIYPLNFWCAERHALWTACRDLVLFWVDKGVKVFRVDNPHTKPFAFWEWLIRDVNRRHPEVIFLAEAFTRPKRMQGLAKLGFTQSYTYFTWKNTAWELKEYLSELALGEMAEYYRPNFFANTPDILHEYLQDGGRAAFRIRLLLAATLSPTYGIYSGYELCESSPVRRGSEEYLDSEKYEIKVRDWHAPGNIRADVARVNRVRREHPALQRLDNLRFLHTEYEPVLAYLKSAPNDDLIVVVNTDPHHAHETFVHVPVDELGLGQHQPYQVVDLLTDERYVWHGTRNFVRLDPSDKVGHVLRVVRSDAEA, encoded by the coding sequence ATGTCGAGCACGCGCCCGCCGCCCCACCTGCCCCGAGTCGTCATCGAGCGCCTCAGCCCCGAGCTCGACGGCGGGCGTCATCCGGTCAAACGCGTGGTCGGCGACGCGGTGCGCGTGAGCGCCAACATCTACAAGGACGGCCACGAGCTGATCGGCGCGCAGCTCCTGAGCCGCGGCCCCGGCGAGCAGCTCTGGCGAGAGGATCCCCTCGACTACAACTTCGACGAGGATCGCTGGCACGGTCGCTTCGTTCCCGACAGGATCGGCCGCTGGGAGTACAGCGTCGAGGCCTGGCCCGATCCTTTCCGCACCTGGCGGGAAGATCTGAAGAAGCGCCTGGATGCGGGGCAGGACGTGTCGAGCGAGCTGCTCGAAGGGGAGCAGCTCGTGCACCGGCGGCTCGCTTGGCTCGGCGAAGAGGCGCCGATGGAGCTCAGGCACGCCGCCAAGGCGCTGGGCGACACCGAGGCGACCAGCGACGCGCGGCTGGCGGTGGCCTTCAGCAAGAAGCTGGAGGAAGCCATGACCGGGCCCCTCGATCCCGAGCACGTCACCCGCCACGAGGCGCGGGAGCTGGTGGTGGATCGCGAGCTCGCGCGCTTCGGCTCGTGGTACGAGCTGTTCCCGCGCTCGCAGGGGCGAGTGCCCGGCAAGCACGGCACGTTCGCGGATCTGGAGCGGCGCCTGCCGGACCTGGCGGCGCTCGGCTTCGACGTGCTGTATTTGCCGCCGATCCACCCGATTGGGCACACGCACCGAAAGGGGCGCAACAACGCCAAAACGTGTCAGCCCGGCGACGTGGGCAGCCCTTGGGCCATCGGCGACCGGACGGGTGGGCACGACGCGGTGCACCCGGAGCTCGGAACGCTCGCGGACTTCGTGCACCTGGTTGGGAGAGCGCGGGAGCACGGACTGGAGATCGCCCTCGACTTCGCGCTCCAGTGCTCGCCGGATCACCCGTGGATCCACGAGCACCCGGAGTGGTTCTTCGTTCGCCCCGACGGCACGCTGCGCTACGCCGAGAACCCGCCCAAGAAATACGAGGACATCTACCCGCTGAACTTCTGGTGCGCCGAGCGGCACGCGCTCTGGACCGCGTGCCGCGATCTGGTGCTGTTCTGGGTGGACAAGGGCGTGAAGGTGTTCCGCGTGGACAACCCGCACACCAAACCCTTCGCGTTCTGGGAGTGGCTGATCCGCGACGTGAACCGGCGCCACCCGGAGGTGATCTTCCTGGCGGAGGCATTCACGCGACCGAAGCGCATGCAGGGCCTGGCCAAGCTCGGCTTCACGCAGAGCTACACCTACTTCACCTGGAAGAACACGGCGTGGGAGCTGAAGGAGTACCTGTCCGAGCTCGCGCTCGGCGAGATGGCCGAGTATTACCGGCCCAACTTCTTCGCCAACACGCCGGACATCTTGCACGAGTACTTGCAGGACGGCGGGCGCGCGGCGTTCCGCATCCGACTCCTGCTCGCGGCGACGTTGAGCCCGACCTACGGCATCTACAGCGGCTACGAGCTGTGCGAGAGCTCCCCGGTCCGGCGCGGCAGCGAGGAGTACCTGGACTCGGAGAAGTACGAGATCAAGGTCCGCGACTGGCACGCCCCCGGCAACATCCGCGCGGACGTGGCCCGCGTGAACCGGGTGCGGCGCGAGCACCCGGCGCTTCAGCGCCTGGACAACCTGCGCTTCTTGCACACCGAGTACGAGCCCGTGCTCGCCTACCTGAAGTCCGCGCCGAACGACGACCTGATCGTCGTGGTCAACACCGACCCACACCACGCCCACGAGACCTTCGTCCACGTGCCGGTGGACGAGCTCGGTCTGGGCCAGCACCAGCCCTACCAGGTGGTGGACCTGCTCACGGACGAGCGTTACGTCTGGCACGGCACGCGGAACTTCGTTCGCCTCGATCCCTCGGACAAAGTCGGCCACGTCCTTCGCGTCGTGCGGAGCGACGCCGAGGCCTGA
- a CDS encoding flippase-like domain-containing protein, whose amino-acid sequence MSRPGEAAPASVELPLWRRILPFATALALLAFVLLRLDFRAFWHAVSNTHYVLFFLFTLAFNAALLAADVLATVHVYNRLVCPVRYGELFVIRAASYLPSLLNHHVGQAWLTYFMAKVYKASLWRVAGATLLVYATTFGCVFLIGAAALPFNHGRVTWLAPTTAVIGAAGVGYMLVIAIKPALMRTRQTTLALVETGVRGHLLALAFRLPHIGVLFVGTWVPFMFFGVYIPFTDALAYIPIVMLVTALPITPQGVGTRDLIALQLLAGYASGNPEQQAGAIAATTLSWACALTLVQAALSPLFMRKAQRMLAA is encoded by the coding sequence GTGAGCCGGCCCGGCGAAGCCGCTCCGGCGTCGGTGGAGCTGCCGCTCTGGCGGCGCATCCTACCGTTCGCCACCGCCCTCGCCCTCCTGGCGTTCGTGCTCCTGCGCCTCGACTTTCGCGCCTTTTGGCACGCGGTCTCGAACACGCACTACGTGCTCTTCTTTCTGTTCACGCTCGCGTTCAACGCTGCCTTGCTCGCGGCCGACGTGCTCGCGACGGTGCACGTGTATAACCGCCTGGTTTGCCCGGTGCGCTACGGCGAGCTGTTCGTGATCCGCGCCGCGTCCTACCTGCCGAGCCTGCTCAACCACCACGTCGGACAGGCCTGGCTCACCTACTTCATGGCCAAGGTCTACAAGGCGTCGCTCTGGCGCGTCGCCGGCGCCACGCTCTTGGTCTACGCCACGACCTTCGGCTGCGTGTTCCTGATCGGCGCCGCCGCGCTGCCGTTCAACCACGGCCGCGTCACCTGGCTCGCGCCGACCACGGCGGTCATCGGCGCCGCCGGCGTCGGCTACATGCTGGTGATCGCGATCAAGCCCGCGCTCATGCGGACGCGCCAGACCACGCTGGCGCTGGTCGAGACGGGCGTGCGCGGGCACCTGCTCGCGCTCGCCTTCCGCCTCCCGCACATCGGCGTGCTGTTCGTCGGCACCTGGGTGCCGTTCATGTTCTTCGGCGTGTACATCCCGTTCACGGACGCCCTCGCCTACATCCCGATCGTGATGCTGGTCACCGCCCTGCCGATCACGCCGCAGGGCGTGGGCACGCGCGATCTGATCGCGCTACAGCTCCTGGCCGGCTACGCCTCCGGCAACCCCGAGCAGCAGGCTGGTGCCATCGCCGCGACCACGCTCTCCTGGGCCTGCGCGCTCACCCTGGTACAAGCGGCCCTCTCGCCGCTGTTCATGCGCAAGGCCCAGCGCATGCTGGCCGCCTGA
- a CDS encoding SDR family NAD(P)-dependent oxidoreductase — protein sequence MADSALVTGAAGFIGSHVADRLLSLGFSVTCFDNFDPYYDPAQKRRNVAGALRNPSYQLIEGDVRDRAALEAAFDRAKPDAVVHLAAKAGVRASVEDPLSYVEVNEVGGLFVLEACRARGCVPVVFASTSSVYGGGAVPPFREDDPATAPLSPYAASKRGAELMVHAYHHLHQLPVAIARFFTVYGPRGRPDMAMASFTRDLLRGHPIRLHGEETARDFTYVDDIVDGVVGALDWVRRTRGLDTFNLGRSEPVRVRRLIELLSAELGVPAQVTLGKLGASEVPVTCADVSKAGKAFGYAPKLSLEEGVRRWVAWTRSSDEAPEELRERS from the coding sequence ATGGCAGACAGCGCGCTGGTCACCGGAGCCGCCGGCTTCATCGGCTCTCACGTCGCCGATCGCCTGCTCTCGCTGGGGTTTTCCGTCACTTGCTTCGACAATTTCGACCCCTACTACGACCCGGCTCAGAAGCGCCGGAACGTGGCCGGAGCGCTCCGAAACCCGAGCTACCAGCTGATCGAAGGGGACGTCCGGGACCGGGCGGCCCTCGAGGCAGCCTTCGACCGGGCAAAGCCCGACGCCGTGGTGCACCTCGCGGCCAAGGCCGGCGTGCGAGCCAGCGTCGAGGATCCGCTGTCCTACGTCGAGGTCAACGAGGTCGGCGGCCTGTTCGTGCTGGAGGCCTGCCGCGCACGGGGCTGCGTGCCCGTCGTGTTCGCCTCCACCTCCAGCGTGTACGGCGGCGGCGCGGTCCCGCCCTTTCGCGAGGACGACCCGGCGACCGCGCCCCTCTCGCCCTACGCCGCCAGCAAGCGCGGCGCGGAGCTGATGGTGCACGCTTACCACCACCTGCACCAGCTGCCGGTGGCGATCGCACGCTTCTTCACCGTGTACGGCCCACGCGGTCGCCCCGACATGGCGATGGCGTCGTTCACCCGGGACCTGCTCCGCGGCCACCCCATTCGGCTGCACGGCGAGGAGACCGCCCGCGACTTCACCTACGTGGACGACATCGTGGACGGAGTCGTCGGCGCGCTCGATTGGGTACGGCGCACGCGCGGGCTCGACACCTTCAACCTGGGTCGCAGCGAGCCGGTGCGCGTGCGCCGGCTGATCGAGCTGCTCTCGGCGGAGCTCGGCGTGCCCGCCCAGGTCACGCTCGGCAAGCTCGGCGCGAGCGAGGTGCCGGTCACCTGCGCCGACGTCTCCAAGGCCGGCAAGGCGTTCGGCTACGCGCCCAAGCTCAGCCTGGAGGAGGGCGTCCGGCGCTGGGTCGCCTGGACGCGCAGCAGCGACGAGGCGCCCGAGGAGCTCCGGGAGCGTTCGTGA
- the glgB gene encoding 1,4-alpha-glucan branching protein GlgB, whose product MAELGGPAQDRERLLHGEHHEPHRILGAHPARIGGRDGVVVRAFHPDGKRAECLLHDGSELSMVGLGQGFFAVFVPGAKLPLTYRLRFHFADGQSWERGDPYRFLPTLGEVDLHLIGEGNHRRLWTVLGANIRTIDGEAGTAFAVWAPNARRVSIIADFNGWDGRLLPMRSLGASGIWELFVPGVGENALYKYELKTQEGGLRFKADPLAQKAELPPATASLVTRSEHQWRDGRWMTERKKHDPTRRPMSVYEVHLGSWMRVPEEGNRSLSYREAAPKLVEHCKRFGFTHLELMPVAEHPFFGSWGYQVTSYFAPSARYGTPDDFRWFVDYCHQHDIGVIVDWVPAHFPKDDFALRRFDGTALYEHEDPRRGEHPDWGTLIFNFGRAEVRNFLLASALYWLDELHVDGLRVDAVASMLYLDYSRPHGEWVPNQYGGRENVDAIEFIKATNHIIKEEVPGAFTIAEESTSWAGVTRDAREGGLGFTFKWNMGWMHDTLKYFEKDPVHRRYHQDQLTFSMIYEFHERFINSISHDEVVHGKGSLYSKMPGDHWQKLANLRLLLAYQVTRPGKQLLFMGTEVAQEREWSHDTSVDWHLLDHDPERRRLQHFLETLGRLYLATPALWENDPSPYSFEWIDCSDHDNSVLSFVRRSGDEHVVVVMNMTPVPRPGYRVGFPDAGHWVELLSSDDPDFGGSEVETRKSLETDPIPAHGRAQSAELTLPPLGLLVLGRAS is encoded by the coding sequence ATGGCGGAGCTCGGCGGCCCCGCCCAGGACCGGGAGCGGCTCTTGCACGGCGAGCACCACGAGCCGCACCGCATCCTGGGCGCGCACCCGGCGCGAATCGGCGGCCGCGACGGCGTGGTGGTCCGCGCCTTCCACCCGGACGGCAAGCGCGCCGAGTGTCTGCTCCACGACGGCAGCGAGCTCTCGATGGTCGGCCTCGGCCAGGGCTTCTTCGCAGTGTTCGTGCCCGGGGCGAAGCTGCCGCTCACGTACCGGTTGCGCTTCCATTTCGCCGACGGCCAGAGCTGGGAGCGCGGCGATCCGTACCGCTTCCTGCCGACGCTGGGCGAGGTGGACCTGCACCTGATCGGCGAGGGCAACCACCGGCGCCTGTGGACGGTGCTCGGCGCGAACATCAGGACCATCGACGGCGAGGCGGGCACCGCCTTCGCGGTCTGGGCGCCGAACGCGCGCCGCGTGAGCATCATCGCCGACTTCAACGGCTGGGACGGGCGCCTCCTGCCCATGCGCTCGCTGGGCGCCTCCGGGATCTGGGAGCTGTTCGTGCCGGGCGTGGGAGAGAACGCGCTCTACAAGTACGAGCTCAAGACCCAGGAGGGCGGCCTACGGTTCAAGGCGGACCCCCTGGCCCAGAAGGCGGAGCTGCCGCCGGCGACCGCGTCCTTGGTGACGCGCTCCGAGCACCAGTGGCGCGACGGCAGGTGGATGACCGAGCGCAAGAAGCACGATCCCACGCGCCGCCCGATGAGCGTGTACGAGGTGCACCTGGGCTCTTGGATGCGCGTGCCGGAGGAGGGAAACCGCTCGCTCAGCTACCGCGAGGCGGCGCCCAAGCTGGTCGAGCACTGCAAGCGCTTCGGCTTCACGCACCTGGAGCTGATGCCGGTGGCGGAGCACCCGTTCTTCGGCTCCTGGGGCTACCAGGTCACGAGCTACTTCGCGCCCAGCGCGCGCTACGGCACGCCGGACGATTTCCGCTGGTTCGTGGACTACTGCCACCAGCACGACATCGGCGTGATCGTGGACTGGGTGCCGGCGCACTTCCCGAAGGACGACTTCGCGCTGCGCCGCTTCGACGGCACGGCGCTGTACGAGCACGAGGACCCGAGGCGCGGCGAGCACCCGGACTGGGGCACGCTGATCTTCAACTTCGGCCGGGCGGAGGTGCGAAACTTCCTCCTGGCCAGCGCGCTCTACTGGCTGGACGAGCTGCACGTGGACGGGCTGCGCGTGGACGCCGTCGCGTCCATGCTCTACCTGGACTACAGCCGGCCGCACGGGGAGTGGGTGCCGAACCAATACGGCGGACGCGAGAACGTGGACGCCATCGAGTTCATCAAGGCCACGAACCACATCATCAAGGAGGAGGTCCCGGGCGCCTTCACCATCGCCGAGGAGAGCACCTCCTGGGCAGGGGTGACGCGCGACGCGCGGGAGGGCGGGCTCGGCTTCACCTTCAAGTGGAACATGGGCTGGATGCACGACACGCTGAAGTACTTCGAGAAGGATCCGGTGCACCGCCGCTACCACCAGGATCAGCTGACCTTCTCGATGATTTACGAGTTCCACGAGCGCTTCATCAACAGCATCTCCCACGACGAGGTCGTGCACGGCAAAGGCTCGCTCTACTCGAAGATGCCGGGCGACCACTGGCAGAAGCTGGCGAACCTGCGGCTCTTGCTCGCATACCAGGTCACGCGGCCCGGCAAGCAGCTGCTGTTCATGGGCACCGAGGTCGCGCAGGAGCGCGAGTGGAGCCACGACACCAGCGTGGACTGGCACCTGCTCGACCACGATCCGGAGCGGCGCAGGCTCCAGCATTTCCTCGAGACGCTGGGGCGTCTCTACCTGGCGACCCCCGCGCTCTGGGAGAACGACCCGAGCCCGTACAGCTTCGAGTGGATCGACTGCTCCGATCACGACAACAGCGTGCTCAGCTTCGTGCGCCGGAGCGGCGACGAGCACGTGGTGGTGGTGATGAACATGACGCCGGTGCCGCGCCCGGGTTACCGCGTCGGGTTCCCGGACGCCGGGCACTGGGTCGAGCTGCTCAGCAGCGACGACCCCGACTTCGGCGGCAGCGAGGTGGAGACGCGGAAGTCCCTGGAGACCGATCCCATCCCGGCCCACGGCCGGGCGCAGTCGGCGGAGCTCACGCTGCCGCCGCTGGGCCTCCTGGTGCTGGGGCGCGCCAGCTAG
- the pgl gene encoding 6-phosphogluconolactonase, which produces MPEIVVVADAAELAERAAALMRESIDAAIRERGVARVALSGGSTPGQTYRLLGRSGLDVERCRWFFVDERNVPPDHERSNYRAAKHDLFDPAGIPSAHVFRMRGDAGEYAATLGCELGPGGRFDLIVAGIGDDGHTASLFPGTGAVRDAASVVAVEPGGGLEPRVSLGTSTLLAARRILVLVSGAGKREALARALEAGDEDEVPARIYLAAPAGVVTFVTDRASTAA; this is translated from the coding sequence ATGCCTGAGATCGTGGTCGTCGCCGACGCTGCGGAGCTGGCCGAGCGCGCCGCGGCGCTGATGCGCGAGAGCATCGACGCCGCCATCCGCGAGCGCGGAGTGGCCCGGGTGGCGCTCTCCGGCGGCTCGACTCCGGGACAGACCTATCGCTTGCTCGGCCGGAGCGGCCTCGACGTGGAGCGCTGCCGCTGGTTCTTCGTGGACGAGCGCAACGTGCCGCCCGACCACGAGCGCAGCAACTACCGCGCGGCGAAGCACGACCTGTTCGATCCGGCGGGCATCCCGAGCGCGCACGTGTTTCGCATGAGGGGTGACGCGGGCGAATACGCGGCCACGCTCGGCTGCGAGCTCGGCCCAGGCGGTCGCTTCGACCTGATCGTGGCCGGCATCGGCGACGACGGGCACACGGCCTCGCTGTTCCCGGGCACGGGCGCGGTGCGCGACGCGGCCAGCGTGGTCGCCGTCGAGCCGGGCGGCGGGCTCGAGCCGCGCGTCAGCCTGGGAACGAGCACGCTGCTCGCGGCGCGCAGGATCCTCGTCCTGGTCAGCGGCGCGGGGAAGCGCGAGGCCCTCGCCCGAGCGCTCGAGGCCGGGGACGAGGACGAGGTCCCGGCGCGGATCTACCTGGCGGCGCCGGCGGGCGTCGTGACGTTCGTCACGGACCGAGCCTCGACAGCTGCCTGA